A stretch of DNA from Arthrobacter globiformis:
TTTCTTGTGCTTCGCGGACGCCACCGCCAGCGCCACCGCGAGGTCGGTGGCCGGCTCGCTGAGCTTCACGCCGCCCACCGTGGCCACGTAGGAATCGTCCTTCTGGAGCAGGCACCCGGCACGCTGCTGCAGCACTGCCAACAGCATGGCCACCCGTGAACTGTCCAGGCCGCTCGTTGCCCGCCGGGGCTGTGAGTTCTGGGTCTCGGCGAGCAGGGACTGCACCTCGGCGAGCAGCGGCCTGCGGCCCTCCATGGTGACCGTGATGCAGGTGCCGGATACCGGCTCCTTGGTGCGCGTGACGAACAGCCCGCTGGGATCGGCAAGGCCAAGGATGCCGTCCTCCGTGAGGTCGAAGCAGCCGACGTCGTCGGTGGGCCCGTAGCGGTTCTTGACTGCCCGCAGCAGGCGGAGACGGGAGTGCCGCTCGCCCTCGAACTGGCACACGACGTCCACCAGGTGCTCCAGCAGGCGGGGCCCTGCGATGGAGCCGTCCTTGGTCACATGACCCACCAGCAGCGTGGTCATGTTCCGGCGCTTGGCCGCCGCAATGATCGAGGCAGCCACCTCGCGGACCTGGGAGACGCCGCCGGAACTGCCCTCCACGTCGGCGCTGCTGAGCGTCTGCACGGAGTCCACCACCAGCATCTTCGGCTCCACCTTCTCCACCTGGCCAAGCGCCTGGCCAAGGTCGGTCTCGGCGGACAGGTACAGGGTGTCCGCGATCGCGCTGATCCGTTCCGCCCGCAGTTTCACCTGGGCCGCTGATTCCTCGCCGGTTACATACAGGACACTTTGCCCGGTCCTGGCAAACTTGGCGGCGACGTCCAGCAGGAGCGTCGACTTTCCCACGCCCGGCTCGCCTGCGAGCAGGATGACGGCACCGGGCACAACACCGCCGCCGAGCACGCGGTCCAGTTCATCCACGCCGGTGGGCAGGTAGGCAGCGGTCGTGGCGTCTACCTCGGCAATGGGGCGGGCTGGCTCCAGAACTGTAGTGGCCGCCGTCGTGCGTGCCACCGCGGCGCCGGTTTCCTCAACGGTGCCCCACGCCTGGCACTCACCGCACCTGCCCACCCACTTGACCGTGGTCCAGCCGCATTCCGCGCACTTATAGCCCGGCGCCTTGGAAACCCGGGAAGTCTTTGTAGCCATTGCTCCACACTAACCGGGGGCTGTGACAAAGAAGTTCTACAGCGGGGGCAGCAGGTCGCGTGCTTCGCGGGAATCGATGCCGGTGGCTTCCAGCAGGTCCACCATGAGCGGCCGGAACAGCATCACCACGGTCTCGCCCTCGAGCTTCTGGACTTTGAGCATCCTGGGGTGCAGCCGCCCGGCGATGTCGCCCAGATCCTGCCGCGCGCTCCGCAGGTGGGCATCGCGGGCACCCTCCTGCACTTCAGCGAGGCCCAGCGAGAGCTCATCCACGGCCGCCGCGGTTTCCTGCAGCACCTCGGCAATGTTCTCGGTGGCTTCGTCGGACAGCGCGGCGTGGTTGATGGAACTGGTGAGCCGGCGTGCGAAGACGCGGCTGTTGCGCAGGGCGAGGTCGATGTACTCGAGCGACTGCTCCAGCCGGTCCAGTTCGTTCCGGTGCCGCCGGTAGGCGGGCGCCAGCGTGGCTACCTCCCCGGATGCCCGCAGGGTGTGCCGCATGGCGTCCACCAGCGGCTGGCTGTTCCTGCCCCGGACCAGCGCATGCCAGGCCCGGGTGGAATCGCTGTCGACCAGTGCTGCGGCGCATTCCCGCAGCACTTCGGCCAGTTCATGGAGCAGTTTCTGGACGTCCCTGCGCGGTTCCCGGCGGGGATCCTTGGGCGCCAGGATGGTGACCAGCAGTGCCACCACGCCGCCCACCACGGCATCGATGCTGCGGGTGAAGGGGCCGCCGGCCGGCGCCGGCAGCAGCACCACCAGCAGCGACTGCAGTGCCAGCTGCGTGGTGAAGATGTTGCCGCTGTCCAGGAAGCGGGCCAGCAGGATGGAGACCAAAAGCACGACGGCGGCCTGCCAGATCCCAGCCCCGAGCCAGTGGAGCAGCATGTCGCCCACGGCGATGCCGATCGTGCAGCCCAGGCCCACCTCCATCACCCTCCGCATGCGCAGGTCGCGGGAGAAACCGAGGGCGATCAGGGCGGACGTGGCCGCGAACAGCGGACCGGTATGGCCCAGGACGAACTCGGCGAAGGCGTAGGCTCCCACGGCGCCGAACGTCATTTGGATCGCGGGGACCAGTGAATTCCGGCTCCGGACCATCCCTGTCCTGATCCGGCCGCGGAGGAAGCGTCTGCTGGCGGAGAGTCCGGTCTGGGGCATGGCTTCAGTCTATTGCCGGAGCCGTCGGGGACCGGGAACCCAACGCCCCGGTGACAAGCCTCCCCGTGACCTGAGCCCCGATGATCCCAACAGACCCGATAATCCCAACAGTAAGGGCCGCCGTCGCGGGTGGCGACGGCGGCCCTCTGGTTCCGGTGGTCCGGTTAGCCGTTGATGACCTGGGGGACGCCGAGGTGTTTGAGGCCTTCGACGCCGAATTCGAGGCCGTAGCCGGATTGTTTGGCGCCGCCGAACGGGACGCGGGGGTCCACGGCGCCGTGTTTGTTGATCCAGACGGTGCCGGCCTGGATGCGGTTGGCGACTTCGCGGGCGGCGGGGAGGTTGGGGGACCAGACGGAGGCGCCGAGTCCGACGTCGAGGGCGTTGGCGTAGCCGATGGCCTGGTCGATGGTGCTGTAGCGGATGATGGGCAGGGCGGGGCCGAACTGTTCCTCGGTGACGAGGGGGTTGGTGTTGTCGATGTCGGCGACGAGGGTGGTGGGGTAGAAGTAGCCGGGCTGGCCGGGGTCGGGGTTGCCGCCGAGCAGGATCCGGGCGCCGCTGTCGCGGGCGGCTTCGACGAGGTTGGCGACGATGTCGTACTGGGCTTTGTTTTGCAGCGGGCCGAGGACGTTGTTTTCGTCCAGGCCGTTGCCCATCGGCATGGCGGCGGCGACCTTGGTGAGTTCGTGGCAGACGGCGTCGTAGATGTCGTCGTGGACGTAGAGGCGTTTGAGGGCTGCGCAGGTCTGGCCGGTGTTGAGGAACGCGCCCCAGAAGAGGTCTTCGGCGATGGCTTTGGGGTCGGCGTCGGGCAGGACGATGCCGGCGTCGTTGCCGCCCAGTTCCAGGGTGAGGCGTTTGATGGTGTCGGCGGAGGATTTGATGATGGCGCGGCCGGCGGCGGTGGAGCCGGTGAACATGATTTTGCCGACGGCGGGGTGTTCGGCGAGGCGGGCGCCGACTTCGCGGTCGCCGGCGATGGCGGTCAGGACGTTCTCGGGGAGTTCTTCGTTGAGGACCTTGATCAGGGCGAGGACGGAGAGCGGGGTCATTTTGGAGGGTTTGACGACGGCGGTGTTGCCCATGCGCAGGGCGGGGGCGATCTGCCAGATGGTGATCATCATGGGCCAGTTCCAGGGGCCGATGGCGCCGACGACGCCGATGGGCTTGTAGTGGAGTTCGGCGTAGGTTTCGCCGTCGTCCACCACGACCTCGGGTGTGAGTTCGGTGGCGGCGGTGGCGCGCAGCCAGGCGGCGCAGGCGCCGACTTCGAAGCGGGCGTTGGGGCCGTTGAGGGGTTTGCCCTGCTCACGGGAGAGGAGCTGGGCGAGTTCCTCGGCGGAGCGTTCGACGGCGTCGGCGGCCTTGAGCAGCGCGGCGGACCGGGCGTGGTGGCCCAGCGCAGCCCACGCCGGTTGGGCGGCAACCGCGGCGTCTACCACGCGCTCCAGGTCTGCAACGGTGTGGACCGGCGCCTCGCCAACCACCCCTCCGGTGGCGGGATCAAAAATGGTCCGGGTCTCGCCGGAGCCGGGGGTGATGGACGCGAGGAGGGCATCGTAGGTTTCCAAGAGGTACTCCACTTCGAGTAGGTCACTGCGCTCAGCCGGGCGGCGAGGCGGGCATACCTAAGTGTTGTCCGCCCTCGGGCCCACTGGCTTGTCTTTGGGTGCAGAACCCTTGACTTGGGGCGAACTGACGGCGGCTACACGTTGGCGGGCTCCGTGGGTGAGTTGGCCGAATCCGCCCGGCGCCGGTCGAAGACGGTGGCACCGACCTCCTGCTCGGCCTGGTTGTTGATGCCCAGGTCGATCCCCTTGCGTTCCCGGATCACCAGGACGGCGGCCGTTGAAACGAGAGCCACAATGAGCAGGTAGAGGGACACGGAGGCTGTTGTTCCGGTGGCCTGGACCAGGGCGGTGGCGATCATGGGAGCGAACGCGCCGCCGATGATGGCGCCGAGGGCGTAGGAGATTGCGACGCCGGAGAACCTGATGGAGGCGGGGAAAAGTTCGCTGTAGAGGGCTGCCTGCGGGCCATAGGTCAGGCCGAGTCCAACGGTGAACAGTGCAAGGCCAAGGAACAGCGCCCAGATGTTTCCGGTGTTGACCAGCCAGAACAGCGGGAACACCGTGACGATGAGGCAGCCGTAGCCGATGAGGTAGGTCTTCTTGCGGCCAATGCTGTCCGCGAGGTAGCCGGAGACCAGCGTGAAGATGAACCACAGGGCAGCGGAGCCGGTGACTGCGAGGAGCACTTCCGTGCGGTCCATGGCCAGTCCGGCCGGGTTGGCGGCGTAGCTGAGGATGTAGCCGCCGGTGGTCATGTAGCCTGCGGCGTTGTTGCCGGCGAAGACCAGGGCCGCGATGATGACCAGCAGCCAGTGCTTCCTGAACAGTTCGACAACCGGGGTGCGGGTCTGCTGCTTCTTTTGGGAGATCTCCTCGAATACCGGGCTTTCCTCGACGCTGCGTCGGACCATGAAGCCGACGACGATCAGGACGAAGCTGAGCAGGAACGGAATGCGCCAGCCCCACTGCACAAAGGCTGCACCGGGCGAGACCACGCCGGACATCAGGGCCAGAACGCCGGAAGCCAGCAGCATACCGAGCGGAACGCCGAGCTGGGGGAAGGCCCCGAACAGGCCCCGCTTGCCACGGGGCGCATGTTCCACCGCCATGAGGACGGCACCGCCCCATTCGCCGCCAGCCGAAATGCCCTGCAGGATGCGCAGGAGCAGCAGCAGGATGGGCGCCACGACACCGGCCGTCTCGAAGGTCGGCAGCACGCCGATGAGGGTGGTGGCCGCCCCCATCATGATCAGCGTGATGACGAGCATGGCCCGGCGGCCCAGCCGGTCCCCGAAGTGTCCGGCCAGGAAGGCTCCCAGCGGACGGAACAGGAAGCTGAGTCCCACCGAGGCGAAGGAGATCAGGATGCCGATATCGGCCCCGGCGGGTTCGAAGAACAGCTTCGCGAAGACCAGGCCTGCCGCATTGGCGTAGATGAAGAAGTCGTACCACTCGATGGTGGTTCCGATGATGGTGGCGAACGCTACCCGGCGGTTATCCCTTGCCGAGCTGCGCTGCCCGTGCTGGAGAGTACCCAATGGTTTTCCTTGCTGTGTGGACATGTCGTTGCGTCAGTTGGCGTAGGGGTCGGCGATGCCGATGTATTGGGTAGTGGTGTATTCGGCGATGCCTTCGGTGCCGCCTTCGCGGCCGAGGCCGGACTGCTTGACGCCGCCGAAGGGCGCGGCGGCGTTGGAGATGACGCCGGCGTTGAAGCCGACCATGCCGAATTCGATCTGCTCCGCGACGCGGAGGAGCCTGTTGAAGTCGCGGCTGTAGAGGTAGGAGGCCAGGCCGTATTCGCTGGCGTTGGCCAGGCGGATGGCGTCGTCCTCGGTGGTGAAGGTGGTGACGGGGGCGACGGGTCCGAAAATTTCCTGGCCGAGGATCGCGGCGTCGTTGGGCACGTTGGCGAGGACGGTGGGTGGGTAGAAGTAGCCGGGTCCGTCCACGGGGGATCCGCCGGTGAGGGCGGTGGCTCCGGCGTCGACGGCGGCGGCCACGAGGGTGTGGACGTCGTCGCGGGCTCCGGCGTCGATGAGGGGTCCGACCTGGGTTTCGGGGTTGGTGCCGCGGCCGGTGGTCAGGGCGCCCATGGCGGCGGCGAACTTTTTGGTGAATTCGGCGGCGACGGTTTCCTGGACGAGGAAGCGGTTGGCGGCGGTGCAGGCTTCGCCCATGTTCCGCATTTTGGCGGCCATGGCCCCTTCGACGGCCTTGTCGAGGTCGGCGTCCTCGAACACGATGAACGGCGCGTTGCCGCCCAGTTCCATCGAGGTGCGCAGCACGTTGCCGGCGGCGTCGGCCATGAGGCGTTTGCCGACGGGCGTGGAGCCGGTGAAGGAGACTTTCCGCAGCCGGGAATCCTTCAAGAGAGGGCCGGATATCCCGGACGCGCTGGCGGATGAGACGACGTTCAGGACTCCGGCGGGCAGGCCAGCGTCGAGCATGGTCTGCGCGAACAGCTGGGCGGTGAGCGGAGTCAGCTTGGCGGGCTTGAGGACCATGGTGCAGCCGGCGGCGATGGCGGGGGCGACTTTGCGGGTGGCCATCGCGAGCGGGAAGTTCCACGGCGTGATCAGCAGGCACGGGCCGACCGGTTTGTGCTGGACGAGGATCTTGTTCTTGCCCTCGGGGGTGGTGAGGTAGCGGCCGTAGTCGCGGACGGTTTCTTCGGAGAACCAGCGCAGGAACTCGGCGCCGTAGGTGACTTCGCCGCGGGCTTCGGCCAGGGGTTTGCCCATCTCCAGGGTCATCAGGAGCGCGAAGTCCTCGGCCCGCTCGGTGACCAGGTCGAAGGCCCTACGCAGGATCTCCGCCCGTTCCCGCGGTGCCGTGCGTGCCCAGGACGCCTGGGCGGCGTCGGCCGCGTCGAGCGCGGCGAGGGCGTCCTCGCTGGTGCCCGAGGCCAGGGTGGCGAGTACCTTCCCGGTGGCGGGGTCCTGGACGTCGAACGTGCCGCCGTCGGACGCGTCCCGCCACTGCCCATTGATGAGAAGGCCTGTGGGTACAGATGCGAGCAGGTCAGCCTCACGGGCGGAGGAAACGGAGGCAGGGGAGATTACGGGCGAAGTGGTCATGCGGGAGTCTCCTCAGGAAAAGTGTGCGGGGGCAGGTCAGTAGCTGGCCGGGGCGCCGTCGTCGCTGGTCTGGATGTACTGTGCGGCGAGTGCTTCGGAGCCGCGTGCCAGGAGGGCGACATCGGCGCCGACCAGGATGAAGGCGGCGCCGGCCGCGAGGTAGTGGCGCGCGGTGGCGGGGGCGAAGGCGTTCACGCCGGCGGGTTTGCCGGCCGCCTTGGCTGCGGCGAGGCAGTGTTCGACGGCGGCGCGCACCTCGGGGTGTTCCTGCTGTCCCAGCAGCCCCATGGAGGCGGCGAGGTCGGACGGGCCCACGAAGATGGCGTCCACGCCGTCGACCTTCAGGATGTCCTCCACCGCCTCGACGGCGGCCGTTGATTCGATCTGGACGGTGACGCTGACGGTGTCCGCGGCCCGGACGAGGTAGTCCGGGACCCGGTTCCAACGGGCCGCGCGGGCCAGCGCCGAGCCGACCCCGCGGACCCCGTGGGGCGGGTAGCGGGTGGCCGCCACCGCAGCTTCCGCTTCCGCCACGGAATTGACCATCGGGACCAGCAGGTTCTGCGCGCCCAGGTCCAGGTACTGCTTGATGAGCACGGTGTCGTTCACGGGTGGCCGGACCAGGGTGTGGACGGGGTAGCCGTGGATGGCCTGGAGCTGGGCGAGGATGGATTCGAGGCCGTTGGGGCTGTGCTCGGCGTCCACCAGAAGCCAGTCCAAGCCGGACCCGGCGCAGAGTTCGGCGA
This window harbors:
- a CDS encoding FUSC family protein, encoding MPQTGLSASRRFLRGRIRTGMVRSRNSLVPAIQMTFGAVGAYAFAEFVLGHTGPLFAATSALIALGFSRDLRMRRVMEVGLGCTIGIAVGDMLLHWLGAGIWQAAVVLLVSILLARFLDSGNIFTTQLALQSLLVVLLPAPAGGPFTRSIDAVVGGVVALLVTILAPKDPRREPRRDVQKLLHELAEVLRECAAALVDSDSTRAWHALVRGRNSQPLVDAMRHTLRASGEVATLAPAYRRHRNELDRLEQSLEYIDLALRNSRVFARRLTSSINHAALSDEATENIAEVLQETAAAVDELSLGLAEVQEGARDAHLRSARQDLGDIAGRLHPRMLKVQKLEGETVVMLFRPLMVDLLEATGIDSREARDLLPPL
- a CDS encoding HpcH/HpaI aldolase family protein — translated: MPLRVEDTFRHALSNQTGKAGRPLAGMWVCSGSPLIAELCAGSGLDWLLVDAEHSPNGLESILAQLQAIHGYPVHTLVRPPVNDTVLIKQYLDLGAQNLLVPMVNSVAEAEAAVAATRYPPHGVRGVGSALARAARWNRVPDYLVRAADTVSVTVQIESTAAVEAVEDILKVDGVDAIFVGPSDLAASMGLLGQQEHPEVRAAVEHCLAAAKAAGKPAGVNAFAPATARHYLAAGAAFILVGADVALLARGSEALAAQYIQTSDDGAPASY
- a CDS encoding MFS transporter, with amino-acid sequence MSTQQGKPLGTLQHGQRSSARDNRRVAFATIIGTTIEWYDFFIYANAAGLVFAKLFFEPAGADIGILISFASVGLSFLFRPLGAFLAGHFGDRLGRRAMLVITLIMMGAATTLIGVLPTFETAGVVAPILLLLLRILQGISAGGEWGGAVLMAVEHAPRGKRGLFGAFPQLGVPLGMLLASGVLALMSGVVSPGAAFVQWGWRIPFLLSFVLIVVGFMVRRSVEESPVFEEISQKKQQTRTPVVELFRKHWLLVIIAALVFAGNNAAGYMTTGGYILSYAANPAGLAMDRTEVLLAVTGSAALWFIFTLVSGYLADSIGRKKTYLIGYGCLIVTVFPLFWLVNTGNIWALFLGLALFTVGLGLTYGPQAALYSELFPASIRFSGVAISYALGAIIGGAFAPMIATALVQATGTTASVSLYLLIVALVSTAAVLVIRERKGIDLGINNQAEQEVGATVFDRRRADSANSPTEPANV
- the radA gene encoding DNA repair protein RadA, translated to MATKTSRVSKAPGYKCAECGWTTVKWVGRCGECQAWGTVEETGAAVARTTAATTVLEPARPIAEVDATTAAYLPTGVDELDRVLGGGVVPGAVILLAGEPGVGKSTLLLDVAAKFARTGQSVLYVTGEESAAQVKLRAERISAIADTLYLSAETDLGQALGQVEKVEPKMLVVDSVQTLSSADVEGSSGGVSQVREVAASIIAAAKRRNMTTLLVGHVTKDGSIAGPRLLEHLVDVVCQFEGERHSRLRLLRAVKNRYGPTDDVGCFDLTEDGILGLADPSGLFVTRTKEPVSGTCITVTMEGRRPLLAEVQSLLAETQNSQPRRATSGLDSSRVAMLLAVLQQRAGCLLQKDDSYVATVGGVKLSEPATDLAVALAVASAKHKKPLPQRLIAFGEVGLAGEVRPVPGINQRIHEAHRLGFTHAVVPASPTGPGPVPAGFSVREVGHLTEVLELLITKP
- a CDS encoding aldehyde dehydrogenase family protein: METYDALLASITPGSGETRTIFDPATGGVVGEAPVHTVADLERVVDAAVAAQPAWAALGHHARSAALLKAADAVERSAEELAQLLSREQGKPLNGPNARFEVGACAAWLRATAATELTPEVVVDDGETYAELHYKPIGVVGAIGPWNWPMMITIWQIAPALRMGNTAVVKPSKMTPLSVLALIKVLNEELPENVLTAIAGDREVGARLAEHPAVGKIMFTGSTAAGRAIIKSSADTIKRLTLELGGNDAGIVLPDADPKAIAEDLFWGAFLNTGQTCAALKRLYVHDDIYDAVCHELTKVAAAMPMGNGLDENNVLGPLQNKAQYDIVANLVEAARDSGARILLGGNPDPGQPGYFYPTTLVADIDNTNPLVTEEQFGPALPIIRYSTIDQAIGYANALDVGLGASVWSPNLPAAREVANRIQAGTVWINKHGAVDPRVPFGGAKQSGYGLEFGVEGLKHLGVPQVING
- a CDS encoding NAD-dependent succinate-semialdehyde dehydrogenase, translating into MTTSPVISPASVSSAREADLLASVPTGLLINGQWRDASDGGTFDVQDPATGKVLATLASGTSEDALAALDAADAAQASWARTAPRERAEILRRAFDLVTERAEDFALLMTLEMGKPLAEARGEVTYGAEFLRWFSEETVRDYGRYLTTPEGKNKILVQHKPVGPCLLITPWNFPLAMATRKVAPAIAAGCTMVLKPAKLTPLTAQLFAQTMLDAGLPAGVLNVVSSASASGISGPLLKDSRLRKVSFTGSTPVGKRLMADAAGNVLRTSMELGGNAPFIVFEDADLDKAVEGAMAAKMRNMGEACTAANRFLVQETVAAEFTKKFAAAMGALTTGRGTNPETQVGPLIDAGARDDVHTLVAAAVDAGATALTGGSPVDGPGYFYPPTVLANVPNDAAILGQEIFGPVAPVTTFTTEDDAIRLANASEYGLASYLYSRDFNRLLRVAEQIEFGMVGFNAGVISNAAAPFGGVKQSGLGREGGTEGIAEYTTTQYIGIADPYAN